The following coding sequences are from one bacterium window:
- the gatC gene encoding Asp-tRNA(Asn)/Glu-tRNA(Gln) amidotransferase subunit GatC, with translation MSIDEKTVRHVALLARLDLAGVDVERVTRDMNAILEHVGELASLDVSGIPQTAHARPQPLPLREDEPLPGLSHEDALANAPKRQGGFVVVPRTVEGGGAT, from the coding sequence TTGTCCATCGACGAAAAAACCGTCCGCCACGTCGCGCTATTGGCTCGCCTTGATCTTGCGGGCGTGGATGTCGAGCGCGTCACGCGCGATATGAACGCGATCCTCGAGCACGTCGGCGAGTTGGCGTCGCTCGACGTTTCCGGCATCCCGCAAACGGCGCACGCGCGCCCGCAGCCATTGCCGCTGCGCGAGGACGAGCCTTTGCCCGGCCTGTCGCACGAGGACGCGCTTGCCAATGCGCCCAAGCGCCAGGGCGGTTTCGTCGTCGTGCCCCGCACGGTCGAAGGGGGCGGCGCCACGTGA
- the gatA gene encoding Asp-tRNA(Asn)/Glu-tRNA(Gln) amidotransferase subunit GatA: MTLDDLTLAEASRRVRQREGTCVEFVNEHISRIAHLEPRLNAFVTSTAEDARQKADEADKRIAAGEDLPPLFGLPIALKDILCTQGVRTTAASRILGNFVPAYSATCVEKLCVEAGAISLGKTNMDEFAMGSSGENSAFGPTRNPHDLSRVPGGSSSGSAAAVASGMALAALGTDTGGSIRQPASLCGIVGLKPTYGRVSRFGVIAYASSLDQVGPMTRTAEDAAMLLEAICGHDPRDSTSSPDAAGDFTSGLKDGIDGLSIGVPAEYFGEGVDPAVAKTVRESIERARELGASIREISLPHTRYAIATYYLVAPAECSSNLARYDGARYGVRETAGDLLSMYTKSRSAGFGDEVRRRILLGVFALSAGYYDAYYGRACQVRTLIGRDFEQAFETVDLIMAPTSPETAFALGERADDPLRMYMSDVLTIPVNLAGLPGMSIPCGVDAHGLPIGLQIIGRWMDEARMLRAAHAMEQILPPRPVPAFRGIE; the protein is encoded by the coding sequence GTGACGCTCGACGATCTCACGCTCGCCGAGGCGTCGCGACGGGTTCGCCAGCGGGAGGGCACCTGCGTGGAGTTCGTCAACGAGCACATCTCGCGCATCGCGCATCTCGAGCCGCGCCTGAATGCGTTCGTCACGTCCACGGCCGAGGACGCGCGCCAAAAGGCGGACGAGGCCGACAAACGCATCGCGGCGGGCGAGGATCTTCCGCCGCTTTTCGGCTTGCCGATCGCGCTGAAGGACATCCTGTGCACGCAGGGCGTTCGCACGACGGCGGCGAGCCGGATTCTCGGCAATTTCGTGCCGGCGTATTCGGCGACGTGCGTGGAAAAGTTGTGCGTCGAGGCGGGCGCGATCAGTCTCGGCAAGACGAACATGGACGAGTTTGCGATGGGCAGCTCCGGCGAGAACAGCGCGTTCGGCCCGACGCGAAACCCGCACGACCTTTCGCGCGTGCCGGGCGGGTCGTCCTCCGGCAGCGCCGCGGCCGTCGCGTCGGGCATGGCGCTTGCGGCGCTCGGCACGGACACCGGCGGCTCGATCCGCCAGCCCGCGTCGCTTTGCGGCATCGTGGGGCTGAAGCCCACCTACGGCCGCGTGTCGCGATTCGGCGTCATTGCGTACGCGAGCAGCCTCGATCAGGTCGGGCCGATGACGAGGACAGCCGAGGACGCGGCGATGTTGCTCGAGGCGATCTGCGGGCACGACCCGCGCGATTCCACGAGCAGCCCCGACGCGGCCGGCGATTTCACGAGCGGACTGAAAGACGGCATCGACGGCCTTTCGATCGGCGTGCCGGCGGAGTATTTCGGCGAAGGGGTCGATCCCGCCGTGGCGAAAACGGTGCGCGAATCGATCGAACGCGCGCGCGAGCTTGGCGCGTCGATCCGCGAGATTTCGCTTCCGCACACGCGGTACGCGATCGCGACGTATTACCTTGTCGCGCCGGCGGAGTGCTCAAGCAACCTGGCGCGCTACGACGGCGCGCGCTACGGCGTGCGCGAGACGGCCGGCGACCTGCTTTCGATGTACACGAAAAGCCGCAGCGCGGGGTTCGGCGACGAGGTGCGCCGCCGAATCCTGCTTGGCGTATTCGCGCTGTCGGCCGGCTACTACGACGCCTACTACGGCCGCGCGTGCCAGGTGCGCACGCTGATCGGCCGCGATTTTGAACAGGCGTTCGAAACCGTGGACCTCATCATGGCGCCCACCTCGCCGGAGACCGCTTTCGCGCTTGGCGAGCGCGCCGACGATCCGCTGCGCATGTACATGTCCGACGTGCTGACGATCCCCGTGAACCTCGCCGGCCTGCCGGGCATGTCGATCCCCTGCGGCGTCGATGCGCACGGCCTGCCGATCGGGCTGCAGATCATCGGCCGCTGGATGGACGAGGCGCGGATGCTGCGCGCGGCGCACGCGATGGAGCAGATTCTGCCGCCGCGGCCGGTGCCGGCGTTCCGGGGGATCGAATGA